A stretch of the Rosa rugosa chromosome 5, drRosRugo1.1, whole genome shotgun sequence genome encodes the following:
- the LOC133710909 gene encoding serine/threonine-protein kinase BLUS1, which produces MAVHHEEPTSTSRKLHFPLDSSAYQILGEIGSGVSAVVYKALCPSVNSAVVAIKSIDLDRSRSDFDAFRRETKTMSLLSHPNILSAHCSFTVDRSLWVVMPFMSAGSIQSVISSSFPNGMSEPCIAVILKETLNALSYLHDQGHLHRDIKASNILMDSDGSVKLADFGVSASVYEPNYLNSNSSSKTSSFRLTDVAGTPYWMAPEVVHSHNGYGCKADIWSLGITALELAHGGPPLSHLPPSKSLLLRITKRFNFSDYETRGGTDKNKSKKFSKSFKDLVGLCLDQDPNKRPNAEKLLKHSFFKNCKGVDFLAKNLLNGLSSVEERFRVLGGVLSKNEEDEDEDDDDDDDDESARARVRNRRISGWNFNEDGLDLHPVFPTESGSDSGGNSVFPTESSSESVGKMVRFSGETIIRLSSESHESYLSSPGRVVEEEGAHLVRGDESGESMESNLSSLVGVQSRYGGVDSNAGGVDREAMVSGLTAFMRSLDEQRSNVVTLIGLLRGEEVGEVMLSREEQMGQVIERMRVELENERERNFQLEMELEFLRIQISGAYTSTSAGSID; this is translated from the coding sequence ATGGCGGTTCATCACGAAGAACCCACATCGACTTCAAGAAAGCTCCACTTCCCTCTTGACTCCTCCGCCTACCAAATCCTCGGCGAGATCGGCTCCGGCGTCAGCGCCGTCGTCTACAAAGCCCTCTGCCCCTCCGTCAACTCCGCCGTGGTCGCCATCAAATCCATCGACCTCGACCGCTCCCGCTCCGACTTCGACGCCTTCCGCCGCGAGACCAAAACGATGTCGCTTCTCTCCCACCCCAACATCCTCTCCGCCCACTGCTCCTTCACCGTCGACCGCAGCCTCTGGGTCGTCATGCCCTTCATGTCCGCCGGCTCCATCCAGTCCGtcatctcctcctccttcccAAACGGCATGTCGGAGCCCTGCATTGCCGTCATCCTCAAGGAAACCCTAAACGCCCTGTCGTATCTCCACGACCAGGGCCACCTCCACCGCGACATCAAGGCCAGCAACATCCTCATGGACTCCGACGGCTCCGTAAAGCTCGCCGACTTCGGCGTCTCCGCCTCGGTCTACGAGCCCAACTACCTCAACTCCAACTCCTCCTCCAAAACGTCGTCGTTTCGCCTCACCGACGTCGCCGGCACGCCGTACTGGATGGCTCCGGAAGTCGTGCACTCGCACAACGGCTACGGCTGCAAAGCCGACATCTGGTCTCTCGGGATCACCGCCCTCGAGCTGGCCCACGGCGGGCCGCCGCTGTCGCATCTCCCGCCGTCGAAGTCGCTGCTTCTGCGGATCACGAAGCGGTTCAACTTCTCGGATTACGAGACGCGCGGCGGTACGGACAAGAACAAGAGCAAGAAGTTCTCGAAGAGCTTCAAGGACTTGGTGGGCCTGTGTTTGGATCAAGACCCGAACAAGAGGCCCAACGCCGAGAAGCTTCTGAAGCACTCGTTTTTCAAGAACTGTAAAGGGGTTGATTTTCTGGCCAAGAATCTGCTGAATGGGCTGTCTAGTGTGGAAGAgaggtttagggttttgggtgGCGTGTTGAGCAAGaatgaggaagatgaagatgaagatgatgatgatgatgatgatgatgaatcgGCGAGGGCGAGGGTTAGGAATCGGAGAATTAGTGGGTGGAATTTCAATGAGGATGGGCTTGATCTTCACCCAGTATTCCCAACTGAGTCAGGCAGCGATTCCGGTGGCAACTCAGTGTTTCCGACCGAGTCAAGTAGCGAGTCGGTTGGCAAGATGGTTCGGTTCAGCGGCGAAACTATCATTAGGTTGTCAAGTGAGTCGCACGAGTCGTATCTGAGTTCACCAGGTCGTGTTGTGGAGGAGGAGGGGGCCCATTTGGTGAGAGGAGATGAGTCAGGAGAGTCAATGGAGTCGAATCTGAGTTCACTTGTGGGTGTGCAGAGTCGGTATGGGGGTGTGGATAGTAATGCTGGGGGTGTTGATAGGGAGGCCATGGTGAGTGGGCTGACGGCGTTTATGAGGAGTTTGGATGAGCAGAGGAGCAATGTGGTGACTCTGATTGGTCTGTTGCGTGGGGAGGAAGTTGGGGAGGTGATGCTGAGCAGAGAGGAGCAGATGGGTCAAGTCATTGAGAGGATGAGAGTGGAGTTGGAAAATGAGAGGGAGAGGAATTTTCAGTTGGAGATGGAGTTGGAGTTTCTGAGGATTCAGATTTCTGGTGCTTACACAAGTACTAGTGCTGGTAGTATTGACTGA
- the LOC133710360 gene encoding probable copper-transporting ATPase HMA5, translated as MKNIVLREFYELVAAAEVNSEHPLAKAIVEYAKKFREDEENPAGPEAHDFASITGHGVKAIVQGREIIVGNKSLMVDQNIAVPLDAEDYLAEAEGLAQTGILVAIDGEVAGVLAISDPLKPGAQEVITILKSMNVRSIMVTGDNWGIANSIANEVGIDTVIAEAKPDHQKAEKVKELQASGYTVAMVGDGINDSPALVAADVGMAIGAGTNIAIEAADIVLMKSRFPLYFL; from the exons ATGAAAAATATAGTGCTTCGAGAATTCTATGAACTTGTTGCTGCAGCTGAG GTTAACAGTGAACACCCCTTGGCCAAGGCCATTGTTGAGTATGCCAAAAAATtcagagaagatgaagagaatcCAGCCGGGCCAGAAGCGCATGACTTTGCCTCCATTACTGGTCACGGGGTGAAGGCTATTGTTCAGGGCAGGGAAATAATTGTGGGGAACAAGAGCTTGATGGTGGACCAGAACATTGCAGTTCCACTCGATGCAGAAGACTACCTAGCAGAAGCTGAAGGGCTGGCTCAAACTGGGATTCTAGTAGCCATAGATGGAGAAGTGGCTGGAGTTCTAGCAATATCTGATCCACTGAAACCAGGTGCTCAAGAAGTAATTACCATACTCAAGTCAATGAATGTTAGAAGCATAATGGTGACAGGTGACAATTGGGGAATTGCAAATTCTATTGCCAATGAAGTTGGTATTGATACTGTTATAGCCGAAGCGAAACCTGATCACCAGAAAGCAGAGAAAGTGAAGGAATTGCAG GCTTCAGGCTACACTGTGGCGATGGTGGGAGATGGCATCAATGACTCACCAGCACTTGTGGCGGCAGATGTAGGAATGGCAATTGGTGCTGGCACTAACATTGCAATTGAGGCAGCAGACATTGTGCTAATGAAGAGTAGGTTTCCTCTTTATTTTCTGTAA